In one Streptomyces sp. T12 genomic region, the following are encoded:
- a CDS encoding DUF5829 family protein produces MPLRRALQVFLALVVVLTGAVGTGTGKALAEEGPAQSDRQLLFYNHAYGVLDRETADAIEHSAYLREFANFQVRTTTGAGGQTWTGRYLMGRETYLELFGVGDLPGQDGTLGAAGMGVSTERAGDLGAVIARLREQGIAEPIEFRQTRDFGDGVPVPWFDAVFTTDQYDAFGAWGMEYRPEYFADPRSNTEPAAHPGDVGRERYLPDGYRDHLMRDVASVRIAMTEGDLADTVPLLRAGGFSVRDVAGGGVVARGGGTTIRFDAVARDQVGLRQVAFSLNEAVPYRHEERIGRSTLTVGPGARAVWRFGT; encoded by the coding sequence ATGCCGCTTCGCCGAGCGTTACAGGTGTTCTTGGCCCTCGTCGTGGTCCTGACCGGCGCGGTCGGGACTGGTACGGGGAAGGCGCTGGCCGAGGAGGGCCCGGCGCAGTCCGATCGACAGCTGCTGTTCTACAACCACGCCTACGGAGTGCTCGACCGGGAGACCGCCGACGCCATCGAACACTCCGCGTATCTCCGGGAGTTCGCGAACTTCCAGGTCCGCACCACGACCGGGGCCGGCGGACAGACCTGGACCGGCCGGTATCTGATGGGCCGGGAGACGTATCTCGAACTGTTCGGGGTGGGTGATCTGCCCGGCCAGGACGGCACCCTCGGCGCGGCCGGGATGGGCGTCTCGACCGAGCGGGCCGGTGATCTGGGCGCGGTGATCGCCCGACTGCGGGAGCAGGGGATCGCCGAGCCGATCGAGTTCCGTCAGACACGTGACTTCGGTGACGGGGTGCCGGTGCCGTGGTTCGACGCCGTTTTCACCACCGATCAGTACGACGCCTTCGGCGCCTGGGGGATGGAGTACCGCCCGGAGTACTTCGCCGACCCACGGAGCAACACCGAGCCGGCCGCTCATCCCGGCGACGTGGGCCGGGAGCGCTATCTGCCCGACGGCTACCGCGACCACCTGATGCGTGACGTGGCCTCCGTGCGCATCGCGATGACCGAAGGCGACCTGGCCGACACGGTGCCGTTGCTGCGGGCCGGCGGGTTCAGCGTCCGGGATGTGGCGGGCGGTGGGGTCGTGGCGCGGGGCGGCGGGACGACGATCCGCTTCGACGCGGTCGCGCGCGACCAAGTGGGCCTGCGTCAGGTCGCGTTCTCACTCAACGAGGCGGTGCCGTACCGGCACGAGGAGCGGATCGGCCGGTCGACCCTCACGGTCGGGCCCGGCGCCCGCGCCGTGTGGAGGTTCGGCACCTGA
- a CDS encoding phosphatase PAP2 family protein, protein MRRRHVLWATAGVATLGFLVALEISARRYGLPGPITSQAREVIFAPKSGFLLYASMALMMVVLTWRQRIIAIGAAIGIDVVFVLVRWVFDVKTTDGHPFGNGALWVMLGCAVIAVTRRTGRERALLLKGVGLGLLLVAGRKTGDTWLLITAKTRPTVLDQYLATADHALGNPSWLVGRMVRATGPVGTHVLDFVYVQLAVAAVVIALYQLRNVAVERRFPSHHLVRTFLLIGLLGPGIYMIFPVVGPIFAYGTGAFGTGGGHWALANLWPDVPPPLNTPHAMPYDEITPRNCMPSLHTAWATALFIHSRKGPRILRFAGVFWLIATLSATLGFGYHYGVDLIAGVVFVLTVEAALRAQGRGWDRSGIQLVTYGATVFAALLVSYRYLPAEMAAHPWVFGPLLLLAMFSVIYGYVRTTSLWEPKAVSAPHPEPQPELV, encoded by the coding sequence ATAAGACGCAGACATGTCCTGTGGGCCACGGCAGGCGTAGCGACGCTCGGATTCCTCGTCGCGCTGGAGATCTCCGCGCGCCGGTACGGCCTACCGGGGCCGATCACCAGTCAGGCACGAGAGGTGATATTCGCCCCTAAATCGGGGTTTCTGCTGTACGCCAGCATGGCGTTGATGATGGTGGTGCTCACCTGGCGGCAACGGATCATCGCGATCGGTGCCGCGATCGGCATCGACGTCGTCTTCGTGCTGGTGCGGTGGGTGTTCGACGTCAAGACGACCGACGGCCACCCCTTCGGCAACGGCGCGCTGTGGGTGATGCTGGGCTGTGCGGTCATCGCCGTCACACGCCGCACCGGCCGGGAACGTGCCCTGCTGCTGAAGGGCGTCGGGCTGGGCCTGCTGCTGGTGGCCGGCCGCAAGACGGGCGACACCTGGCTGCTCATTACGGCGAAGACCCGCCCGACGGTGCTCGACCAGTACCTGGCGACCGCCGATCACGCACTGGGCAACCCGTCGTGGCTGGTGGGCCGGATGGTCAGGGCCACCGGTCCGGTCGGCACCCATGTTCTCGACTTCGTCTACGTTCAGCTCGCCGTGGCCGCGGTCGTCATCGCGCTGTACCAGCTGCGCAACGTGGCGGTCGAGCGCCGCTTCCCGAGCCACCACCTGGTGCGCACCTTCTTGCTGATCGGCCTCCTCGGGCCGGGCATCTACATGATCTTCCCGGTGGTCGGACCGATCTTCGCCTACGGCACCGGCGCCTTCGGCACCGGCGGTGGGCACTGGGCGCTGGCCAACCTGTGGCCGGACGTGCCGCCACCGCTCAATACCCCGCACGCGATGCCGTACGACGAGATCACCCCGCGCAATTGCATGCCCAGCCTGCACACCGCATGGGCCACCGCGCTCTTCATTCATTCCCGCAAGGGCCCGCGGATTCTGCGCTTCGCCGGCGTGTTCTGGCTGATTGCCACGCTCAGCGCGACGCTGGGATTCGGCTACCACTACGGCGTGGATCTCATTGCCGGCGTGGTGTTCGTGCTCACGGTCGAGGCGGCTCTGCGCGCGCAGGGACGCGGCTGGGATCGGTCAGGAATCCAGCTGGTCACTTACGGTGCAACGGTCTTCGCCGCGCTCCTGGTGTCGTACCGCTATCTACCGGCGGAAATGGCCGCACATCCCTGGGTGTTCGGACCACTTCTCCTTCTGGCGATGTTTTCAGTGATCTACGGCTATGTGCGGACCACCAGCCTGTGGGAGCCGAAGGCCGTGTCGGCGCCGCATCCGGAACCGCAACCCGAACTCGTTTGA
- the msrA gene encoding peptide-methionine (S)-S-oxide reductase MsrA has protein sequence MLFGRTPVLPTPEQALQGRAEPAFTVTDRHTVLGNPLLGPYPEGLEVADFGLGCFWGAERKFWQLPAGVWTTLVGYQGGHTENPTYEEVCSGLTGHTEVVRVVFDPNVISYERLLKTFWESHDPTQGFRQGNDVGTQYRSAIYTHTPDQAKTAEASRASYQQVLTGSGYGTITTEVLPAEGRAFYPAEEYHQQYLDKNPAGYCGIGGTGVSCPIGVAKADG, from the coding sequence ATGCTCTTCGGCCGTACGCCCGTCCTGCCCACCCCCGAGCAGGCGCTGCAGGGCCGCGCCGAGCCGGCCTTCACGGTCACCGACCGCCACACGGTCCTCGGCAACCCGCTGCTCGGCCCCTACCCCGAGGGTCTCGAGGTCGCCGACTTCGGCCTGGGCTGCTTCTGGGGCGCCGAGCGCAAGTTCTGGCAGCTTCCGGCGGGCGTGTGGACGACCCTGGTCGGCTACCAGGGCGGCCACACCGAGAACCCCACCTACGAGGAGGTCTGCTCGGGCCTGACCGGCCACACGGAGGTCGTCCGCGTGGTCTTCGACCCGAACGTGATCTCGTACGAGCGCCTCCTGAAGACCTTCTGGGAGTCCCACGACCCCACCCAGGGCTTCCGCCAGGGCAACGACGTCGGCACCCAGTACCGCTCCGCGATCTACACCCACACCCCGGACCAGGCCAAGACGGCCGAGGCCTCCCGCGCGTCGTACCAGCAGGTCCTGACGGGCTCCGGCTACGGCACGATCACGACGGAGGTCCTTCCGGCGGAGGGTCGGGCGTTCTATCCGGCGGAGGAGTACCACCAGCAGTACCTGGACAAGAACCCGGCCGGGTACTGCGGGATCGGCGGGACCGGGGTGTCCTGCCCGATCGGTGTCGCCAAGGCCGACGGGTGA
- a CDS encoding cystathionine gamma-synthase translates to MSDRHISQHFETLAIHAGNTADPLTGAVVPPIYQVSTYKQDGVGGLRGGYEYSRSANPTRTALEENLAALEGGRRGLAFASGLAAEDCLLRTLLSPGDHVVIPNDAYGGTFRLFAKVVARWGVEWSVADTSDPSAVRAAITPKTKVVWVETPSNPLLGITDIAAVAQIARDAGAKLVVDNTFATPYLQQPLALGADVVVHSLTKYMGGHSDVVGGALIVSDSDLGDELAFHQNAMGAVAGPFDSWLVLRGTKTLSVRMDRHSENATRIADMLTRHARVTRVLYPGLPEHPGHEVAAKQMRAFGGMVSFQVAGGEEAAVEVCNRAKVFTLGESLGGVESLIEHPGRMTHASAAGSALEVPADLVRLSVGIENVDDLLEDLQQALG, encoded by the coding sequence ATGAGTGACAGGCACATCAGTCAGCACTTCGAGACCCTGGCGATCCACGCGGGCAACACCGCCGATCCCCTGACCGGCGCCGTCGTCCCGCCGATCTACCAGGTCTCGACCTACAAGCAGGACGGCGTGGGCGGCCTGCGTGGCGGCTACGAGTACAGCCGTAGCGCCAACCCGACCAGGACCGCCCTGGAGGAGAACCTCGCGGCCCTGGAGGGCGGCCGCCGGGGTCTCGCGTTCGCGTCCGGACTGGCGGCCGAGGACTGCCTGTTGCGTACGCTGCTCAGCCCCGGCGACCACGTGGTCATCCCCAACGACGCGTACGGCGGCACGTTCCGCCTCTTCGCGAAGGTCGTCGCCCGGTGGGGCGTGGAGTGGTCGGTCGCCGACACCAGCGATCCGTCCGCCGTACGGGCCGCCATCACCCCGAAGACCAAGGTCGTCTGGGTGGAGACCCCGTCCAACCCGCTGCTCGGCATCACCGACATCGCCGCCGTCGCCCAGATCGCCCGGGACGCGGGCGCGAAGCTCGTCGTCGACAACACCTTCGCCACGCCGTACCTCCAGCAGCCGCTGGCCCTCGGCGCCGACGTCGTGGTGCACTCCCTGACCAAGTACATGGGCGGCCACTCGGACGTCGTCGGCGGCGCCCTGATCGTCAGCGACTCGGACCTGGGCGACGAACTGGCCTTCCACCAGAACGCGATGGGCGCGGTCGCCGGGCCCTTCGACTCCTGGCTGGTGCTGCGCGGCACCAAGACGCTGTCGGTGCGCATGGACCGGCACAGCGAGAACGCCACGCGGATCGCCGACATGCTCACCCGGCACGCGCGCGTGACGCGCGTTCTGTACCCGGGCCTGCCCGAGCACCCCGGTCACGAGGTCGCCGCGAAGCAGATGCGGGCGTTCGGCGGCATGGTGTCCTTCCAGGTCGCCGGCGGTGAGGAGGCGGCCGTCGAGGTCTGCAACCGCGCCAAGGTGTTCACGCTCGGCGAGTCCCTGGGCGGTGTGGAGTCCCTCATCGAGCACCCCGGCCGGATGACCCACGCCTCCGCGGCCGGCTCGGCCCTGGAGGTCCCCGCCGACCTCGTCCGCCTCTCCGTGGGCATCGAGAACGTCGACGACCTCCTGGAGGACCTCCAGCAGGCGCTCGGCTAG
- a CDS encoding sigma factor-like helix-turn-helix DNA-binding protein has translation MGRRRAAQDARRAREFEAFVAGAAGRLLHAATLLTAEPPDDNPRARHLLTLSLAHTYACWDRLRGEDPYDRARQYLATRFSRAAWHQYGGLGALGRSRPHPDSPLARLSPQERLILVLRLYEGAAEEQTAALLGLPRERVHAICDRATATLLHPPRGPAPTVLEAKAASP, from the coding sequence GTGGGACGACGGCGTGCGGCCCAGGACGCCCGCCGGGCCCGGGAGTTCGAGGCGTTCGTCGCGGGCGCGGCAGGGCGACTGCTGCATGCCGCCACGCTGCTCACCGCGGAGCCCCCGGACGACAACCCACGCGCGCGGCACCTGCTGACGCTGTCCCTCGCGCACACGTACGCGTGCTGGGACCGGCTGCGCGGCGAGGACCCTTACGACCGCGCCCGCCAGTACCTGGCCACCCGCTTCTCCCGAGCCGCCTGGCATCAGTACGGCGGCCTGGGCGCCCTCGGCCGGTCCCGCCCGCACCCCGACAGCCCGCTCGCCCGGCTCTCCCCGCAGGAGCGCCTGATCCTGGTCCTGCGGCTGTACGAGGGTGCCGCCGAGGAACAGACGGCGGCCCTGCTCGGCCTGCCCAGGGAGCGCGTGCACGCGATCTGCGACCGGGCGACGGCGACCCTGCTGCATCCGCCGCGGGGGCCCGCACCGACCGTGCTGGAGGCGAAGGCGGCGTCGCCGTGA
- a CDS encoding MarR family winged helix-turn-helix transcriptional regulator: protein MSMDMTTVADSGLLDTLQHEVAVFARRAEQTRLGGVGQVRNSMDRAAYLLLNRLDKEGPMGVKALAASMGIDSSTVTRQVAPLVDTGLVKRTSHPEDGRAVVLQLSPRGQSRLEEVRSSRRQLMAELTHDWAPEEREAFCTLLTRFNSALSSRMTPQGIAGAESPTS, encoded by the coding sequence ATGTCGATGGACATGACGACCGTCGCTGACAGCGGTCTCCTCGACACGCTGCAGCACGAGGTGGCGGTGTTCGCTCGTCGTGCCGAACAGACCCGGCTCGGTGGGGTAGGGCAGGTGCGCAACTCCATGGACCGCGCCGCATACCTGCTGCTCAACCGTCTCGACAAGGAAGGCCCCATGGGCGTCAAGGCGCTCGCCGCGAGCATGGGGATCGACTCCTCGACGGTCACCCGGCAGGTGGCGCCGCTCGTCGACACGGGGCTCGTCAAGCGCACCTCGCACCCCGAGGACGGGCGCGCGGTGGTGCTCCAGCTGTCCCCGCGCGGGCAGTCGCGGCTGGAGGAAGTGCGCTCGTCGCGGCGTCAGTTGATGGCCGAGCTGACACACGACTGGGCCCCGGAGGAGCGCGAGGCGTTCTGCACGCTCCTCACCCGCTTCAACTCCGCGTTGTCCTCGCGGATGACACCGCAGGGGATCGCGGGCGCGGAGTCGCCTACGTCCTGA
- the ilvA gene encoding threonine ammonia-lyase, which produces MSYRTADSLPPVTLDDVRGAQKMLTGVARVTAMEGSRHLSQLVGAPVHFKCENLQRTGSFKLRGAYVRIAGLLPQERAAGVVAASAGNHAQGVALASSLLGVRSTVFMPKGAPLPKISATRDYGAEVRLYGQVVDETLVAAQEYAAETGAVFIHPFDHPDIIAGQGTVGLEILEQCPEVRTIVVGIGGGGLAAGIATAVKALRPDVRIVGVQAAGAAAFPPSLAAGHPVAVDNPATMADGIKVGRPGDVPFRIIGDLVDEVRTVTEDELATALLLCLERAKLVVEPAGASPVAALLSDPGAFEGPVVAVLSGGNVDPVLLQRVLRHGMAAQGRYLAVRLRLTDRPGALATLLGVLSVVDANVLDVSHVRTDPRLGLTEAEVELHLETKGTAHCVEVGQALREAGYTVIG; this is translated from the coding sequence ATGAGCTACCGCACGGCTGACTCCTTGCCTCCCGTCACGCTCGACGACGTGCGCGGCGCCCAGAAGATGCTGACGGGCGTGGCGCGGGTGACGGCGATGGAGGGCAGCAGGCACCTGTCCCAGCTGGTGGGCGCCCCGGTGCACTTCAAGTGCGAGAACCTCCAGCGGACGGGATCGTTCAAGCTGCGCGGCGCCTACGTCCGGATCGCCGGGCTGCTCCCGCAGGAGCGGGCGGCGGGAGTCGTGGCCGCCAGCGCCGGCAACCACGCGCAGGGCGTCGCCCTGGCGTCGTCGCTGCTCGGCGTGCGCTCCACGGTGTTCATGCCGAAGGGCGCCCCGCTGCCGAAGATCAGCGCCACGAGGGACTACGGCGCCGAGGTGCGCCTGTACGGCCAGGTGGTCGACGAGACGCTGGTGGCCGCGCAGGAGTACGCGGCCGAGACGGGCGCGGTGTTCATCCACCCCTTCGACCACCCCGACATCATCGCGGGCCAGGGCACGGTCGGCCTGGAGATCCTCGAACAGTGCCCGGAGGTGCGGACGATCGTCGTCGGCATCGGCGGCGGCGGGCTCGCGGCGGGCATCGCGACGGCGGTGAAGGCGCTGCGGCCCGACGTGCGGATCGTGGGCGTACAGGCGGCGGGCGCGGCGGCGTTCCCGCCCTCGCTGGCGGCCGGGCACCCGGTCGCGGTCGACAACCCGGCGACGATGGCCGACGGCATCAAGGTCGGACGGCCCGGTGACGTGCCGTTCCGGATCATCGGCGACCTGGTGGACGAGGTCCGTACGGTCACCGAGGACGAGCTGGCCACCGCCCTGCTGCTGTGCCTGGAGCGGGCCAAGCTGGTCGTCGAACCTGCCGGGGCGAGCCCCGTCGCGGCGCTGCTGAGCGACCCCGGCGCCTTCGAGGGCCCGGTCGTCGCGGTGCTGTCCGGCGGCAACGTCGACCCGGTGCTGCTCCAGCGCGTCCTACGGCACGGCATGGCCGCGCAGGGCCGCTACCTGGCCGTACGGCTGCGGCTGACGGACCGGCCGGGCGCGCTCGCCACGCTTCTCGGGGTGTTGTCAGTGGTGGACGCTAACGTCCTCGATGTGAGCCACGTACGGACCGACCCACGGCTCGGGCTCACGGAGGCGGAGGTCGAGCTGCACCTGGAGACGAAGGGCACCGCGCACTGCGTCGAGGTCGGCCAGGCTCTGCGCGAGGCGGGCTACACGGTCATCGGCTGA
- a CDS encoding ATP-binding cassette domain-containing protein, whose translation MPGAIYAEGLVKTFGDVRALDGVDLDVPEGTVLGLLGPNGAGKTTTVRCLTTLLRPDSGSAVVAGIDVLKHPDAVRRSIGLSGQFAAVDEYLTGRENLQMVGQLYQMKAKAAKARAVELLEQFDLADAADRPTKTYSGGMRRRLDLAAALVVSPPVMFMDEPTTGLDPRNRQLLWEVIKRLVSGGTTLLLTTQYLEEADHLAHEIAVVDHGHVIATGTSDQLKARTGGERVEVVVHEREDIQTASEVLRGFGKGDTAVEDHMRKLTVPVTGGAKLLAEVIRELDTRGIEIDDIGLRRPTLDDVFLSLTGHVAEVKDEENGKEAVK comes from the coding sequence ATGCCAGGCGCCATCTATGCCGAAGGCCTGGTGAAGACCTTCGGTGACGTAAGGGCTCTGGACGGCGTCGACCTCGATGTCCCCGAGGGCACGGTCCTCGGCCTGCTCGGGCCGAACGGCGCGGGCAAGACGACGACCGTCCGCTGTCTGACCACCCTGTTGCGCCCCGACAGCGGCTCGGCGGTCGTCGCGGGCATCGACGTCCTCAAGCATCCCGACGCCGTGCGCCGCTCCATCGGCCTGTCCGGCCAGTTCGCGGCGGTCGACGAGTACCTCACCGGCCGCGAGAACCTGCAGATGGTCGGCCAGCTCTACCAGATGAAGGCGAAGGCGGCGAAGGCCCGCGCGGTCGAACTGCTGGAACAGTTCGACCTCGCCGACGCCGCCGACCGGCCCACGAAGACCTACTCCGGCGGCATGCGCCGCCGCCTCGACCTCGCGGCCGCCCTGGTCGTCTCACCGCCCGTGATGTTCATGGACGAGCCGACGACCGGACTCGACCCGCGCAACCGTCAGTTGCTGTGGGAGGTCATAAAGCGGCTGGTCTCGGGCGGCACGACGCTGCTGCTGACCACCCAGTACCTCGAAGAGGCCGATCACCTCGCGCACGAGATCGCGGTGGTCGACCACGGCCATGTCATCGCCACGGGCACCTCCGACCAGCTCAAGGCCCGCACCGGCGGTGAGCGCGTCGAGGTCGTGGTGCACGAGCGCGAGGACATCCAGACCGCCTCCGAGGTGTTGCGCGGCTTCGGCAAGGGCGACACCGCGGTCGAGGACCACATGCGCAAGCTCACCGTGCCCGTGACCGGAGGCGCCAAGCTGCTCGCCGAGGTCATCCGCGAGCTCGACACCCGCGGCATCGAGATCGACGACATCGGGCTGCGCCGCCCGACCCTCGACGACGTGTTCCTGTCCCTGACGGGACACGTGGCCGAGGTGAAGGACGAGGAGAACGGCAAGGAGGCCGTCAAGTGA
- a CDS encoding ABC transporter permease, translating into MSTVNDSLVIARRNLIRMTRIPEMILFGLIQPIMFVVLFTYVFGGSMKIGNTTDPDVYKNFLMAGIFAQTVTFATAGAGAGIADDMHKGLIDRFRSLPMARGAVLTGRTVADLVQTALTLLVLAIVALLVGWRPGSMEPTNFGKILGGFGLLLLLGYAFTWIGALIGLTVRTPEAATSGGLIWLFPVTFISTAFVDSGQMTPWLRHIAEWNPFSATVQACRELFGDPGLSQSDAWPMQHPVWASVIYSILIVVIFRTLAVRKYRRADG; encoded by the coding sequence GTGAGCACCGTGAACGATTCCCTGGTCATCGCCCGACGGAATCTGATTCGCATGACCCGGATTCCCGAGATGATTCTTTTCGGGCTGATCCAGCCCATCATGTTCGTCGTCCTCTTCACGTACGTCTTCGGCGGCTCGATGAAGATCGGCAACACCACCGACCCGGACGTCTACAAGAACTTCCTGATGGCCGGCATCTTCGCCCAGACCGTCACCTTCGCCACAGCGGGTGCGGGCGCTGGAATCGCCGACGACATGCACAAGGGGCTCATCGACCGGTTCCGCTCGTTGCCGATGGCGCGCGGTGCGGTGCTGACCGGTCGCACCGTCGCCGACCTCGTGCAGACGGCCCTGACCCTGTTGGTCCTGGCGATTGTGGCGCTGCTCGTGGGCTGGCGCCCCGGCTCCATGGAACCGACCAACTTCGGAAAGATCTTGGGCGGCTTCGGCCTGCTGCTTCTCCTGGGATACGCCTTCACCTGGATCGGTGCGCTGATCGGTCTGACCGTGCGCACCCCGGAGGCGGCGACCTCGGGGGGTCTGATCTGGCTCTTCCCGGTGACGTTCATCTCGACCGCCTTCGTGGACTCCGGTCAGATGACGCCCTGGCTGCGACACATCGCCGAATGGAACCCGTTCAGCGCGACCGTGCAGGCATGCCGCGAACTCTTCGGCGACCCCGGCCTCTCCCAGTCCGACGCCTGGCCGATGCAGCATCCGGTGTGGGCGTCGGTGATCTACTCGATCCTGATCGTCGTCATTTTCCGCACACTCGCGGTCCGCAAGTACCGCCGGGCAGACGGTTGA
- a CDS encoding NACHT domain-containing NTPase, protein MTRALRWLITGLLIACAAGWAVVQLLRGGQDASSTSSIVSMVLAAVGLAVALAGWEAARKALPQSEDALSFAQSAAETLAKKILAAENKQFRALVGKDEEQLTLTFTRRPRDANPGRGPERGQVEGGGPAADAGLPGIAAYYRACSKPRLVVTGAPGAGKTVLSVELVRDLIKQRTPDDPVPVRVSLAEWDMKVPFEKLLIGHVTRAGTSEERAKWIVGNGLVLPVLDGLDEMDPGRTDANGDPVYGPDGQQLPDPQAPRALAALKVLSNHGGKVSEFPLVLLCRTAHYDALPRLERLEHAVGVDIDPLSHEHVAAHLTTVFEDEERWQRFAHGLPASDVLRETLATPWWLFLVKAVYHRRGDPSELFAHSTARALKDHLLSLFIPAVVDLRPSRYDAERVRGWLSVIARHLHSGSAAGERVDIHRPWLWPIAGVDRVRHADAVAAVLVFLGLVLPLVLVRESPGSWLFAVAGLGAALLARDVSGQGGDLPMCVPWGRVFSGATLSLAIDTVPVGLVLGGLGGLAALPLAWLADALGFGSLVSFLPALAVFWSVLLGVRIVHGTGLTHTFTGTYPPDVNAAVRWRYVLRGDLLFGCAVFVVAGLSMAVAWWVMSFSDVLVLSSVPILDVLTFGLMAAALRWVSDFGGGRRYLVFLLCLRGRLPYRLGRFLRWSYEGGLLRTSGGAYQFRHREFQRWVS, encoded by the coding sequence ATGACGAGGGCCTTGAGGTGGCTGATCACCGGTCTGCTCATCGCGTGCGCGGCAGGCTGGGCAGTCGTACAGCTGTTGCGGGGCGGACAGGACGCGAGCAGCACGTCCTCCATCGTGTCGATGGTGCTCGCGGCTGTGGGGCTCGCTGTCGCGCTGGCCGGTTGGGAGGCGGCCCGCAAGGCTCTTCCGCAGTCGGAGGACGCGCTGAGTTTCGCTCAGAGCGCTGCCGAAACCCTGGCGAAGAAAATCCTGGCCGCCGAAAACAAACAGTTTCGTGCCCTGGTGGGCAAGGACGAGGAGCAGCTCACTCTCACCTTCACGCGGCGCCCTCGTGACGCGAACCCCGGCAGAGGCCCGGAGCGCGGGCAGGTCGAGGGAGGCGGCCCTGCGGCGGACGCCGGCCTTCCGGGCATCGCCGCGTATTACCGGGCCTGTTCGAAGCCTCGCCTGGTCGTCACAGGCGCCCCCGGCGCGGGGAAGACGGTGCTGTCAGTGGAGTTGGTGCGCGACCTCATCAAGCAGCGCACGCCGGACGACCCCGTGCCCGTACGGGTGTCGCTGGCCGAATGGGACATGAAGGTTCCCTTCGAGAAGCTCCTGATCGGGCATGTGACCAGGGCCGGTACGTCCGAGGAGCGGGCGAAATGGATCGTGGGGAACGGGCTCGTGCTGCCCGTCCTCGACGGCTTGGACGAGATGGACCCCGGCCGCACCGACGCGAACGGCGATCCTGTGTACGGGCCGGACGGGCAGCAGCTGCCGGACCCTCAAGCCCCGCGCGCCCTGGCGGCGTTGAAGGTGCTCAGCAACCACGGCGGCAAGGTGTCGGAGTTTCCGCTGGTCCTGCTGTGCCGCACGGCCCACTACGACGCCCTGCCACGACTGGAGCGTCTGGAACACGCGGTCGGCGTCGACATCGACCCGCTGAGCCACGAGCATGTCGCGGCGCATCTGACCACGGTGTTCGAGGACGAGGAGCGCTGGCAGAGGTTCGCCCACGGCCTGCCCGCGTCCGACGTGCTGCGCGAGACCCTGGCGACGCCGTGGTGGCTCTTCCTCGTCAAGGCCGTCTACCACCGGCGCGGCGACCCCTCGGAACTCTTCGCCCACTCCACGGCGCGAGCGCTCAAGGACCACCTGCTCTCCCTGTTCATCCCAGCCGTCGTGGACCTCCGCCCGTCGCGGTACGACGCCGAGCGGGTCCGGGGCTGGCTCTCAGTGATCGCCCGCCACCTGCACAGCGGATCCGCTGCCGGGGAACGCGTCGACATCCACCGTCCCTGGCTGTGGCCGATCGCGGGCGTCGACCGCGTGCGCCACGCGGACGCGGTGGCGGCCGTGCTCGTCTTCCTCGGGCTTGTGCTGCCCTTGGTGCTCGTCAGGGAGAGTCCGGGGTCCTGGCTGTTCGCCGTTGCCGGGCTCGGTGCCGCGCTGTTGGCGAGGGACGTCTCCGGGCAGGGGGGCGACTTGCCGATGTGTGTGCCTTGGGGGCGGGTGTTCTCGGGGGCGACGCTGAGCCTGGCCATCGACACGGTGCCGGTGGGGCTCGTACTCGGCGGGCTGGGCGGGCTGGCAGCCCTCCCCCTCGCGTGGCTCGCCGACGCGCTCGGCTTCGGCTCGCTCGTCTCGTTCCTTCCCGCTCTCGCCGTGTTCTGGTCGGTCCTCCTGGGCGTGCGGATCGTGCACGGAACGGGCCTCACCCACACCTTCACCGGTACGTACCCGCCTGATGTCAACGCGGCCGTGAGGTGGCGCTACGTACTGAGGGGCGACCTCCTCTTCGGGTGCGCCGTGTTCGTCGTTGCCGGGCTCTCCATGGCGGTGGCCTGGTGGGTGATGTCCTTCTCGGACGTGCTGGTGCTCTCCTCGGTGCCGATCCTCGACGTGCTGACCTTCGGCCTGATGGCCGCGGCTCTGCGGTGGGTGTCGGACTTCGGCGGCGGCCGGAGGTACCTGGTGTTCCTCCTGTGCCTGCGCGGCCGGCTCCCGTATCGGCTCGGACGGTTCCTGCGGTGGTCGTACGAGGGCGGCCTGCTGCGTACCTCCGGTGGCGCGTACCAGTTCCGGCACCGCGAGTTCCAGCGATGGGTGTCGTGA